In Lotus japonicus ecotype B-129 chromosome 5, LjGifu_v1.2, one genomic interval encodes:
- the LOC130719646 gene encoding uncharacterized protein LOC130719646, protein MRRDVFLRIVEAIDNNDDYFQMREDATCRMCLSPLHKCNVAIRMLAFGSPADSVDEYVQIGESTIVECLVKFVTRINEVFKPKYLRKPNNHDITRLMEIRDARGFPSSNNDINVLNQSDVFNEVLHGQAPEVQFTLNGTTYDT, encoded by the exons ATGCGAAGGGATGTATTCCTTCGAATTGTGGAAGCCATTGACAACAATGATGACTATTTCCAGATGCGAGAGGATGCAACATGTAGAATGTGTCTTTCACCATTACATAAATGTAATGTTGCAATTCGTATGTTGGCTTTTGGGTCACCAGCTGATAGTGTGGATGAGTATGTGCAAATTGGTGAAAGCACTATAGTGGAATGTTTGGTCAAGTTTGTTACAAGAATAAACGAGGTATTTAAGCCAAAGTACTTGAGAAAACCGAACAACCATGACATCACACGCCTTATGGAAATAAGGGATGCACGTGGGTTTCCCA GTTCAAATAATGACATCAACGTCCTCAATCAATCTGATGTCTTTAATGAGGTTTTGCATGGGCAAGCTCCTGAGGTACAATTTACATTGAATGGAACCACATATGACACATGA
- the LOC130717984 gene encoding uncharacterized protein LOC130717984, giving the protein MAFISFLGRVLFASVFILSAYQEFNEFGVDGGPAAKSLRPKFDTFTSRVHSQVGFQLPEIDIKVLIAGAIALKGVGGLLFIFGSSFGAVLLLLHQLIATPIRYDFYNFDNEDKEFAQLFIKFTQNMALFGALLFFIGMKNSIPRRQPKKAPKTKTY; this is encoded by the exons ATGGCCTTCATCTCTTTCCTCGGCAGAGTCCTCTTCGCTTCCGTTTTCATCCTCTCTGCATACCAAGA ATTCAATGAATTTGGAGTTGATGGTGGACCTGCTGCTAAATCACTCAGACCAAAGTTTGATACCTTTACATCTCGAGTCCATTCCCAAGTTGGCTTTCAACTTCCAGAGATTGAT ATCAAAGTTTTAATTGCTGGGGCTATTGCTCTGAAGGGTGTTGGAGGGCTTCTTTTCATATTTGGCAGCTCTTTTGGAGCTGTGCTGCTG CTCTTGCATCAGTTGATTGCTACTCCAATCCGCtatgatttttacaactttgaCAATGAGGATAAAGAGTTTGCTCAACTTTTCATCAAATTTACACAG AATATGGCTCTTTTTGGGGCTCTTTTGTTTTTCATTGGCATGAAAAACTCCATTCCCAGAAGACAGCCCAAGAAGGCtccaaaaacaaaaacctaTTAG